In Caldicellulosiruptor morganii, the following proteins share a genomic window:
- a CDS encoding S-layer homology domain-containing protein — protein sequence MKKIKRIVSLGMICAFLLVNIIAYGQSSSYDNCKSYTEEILSRFISAVKDSNAAEEIAALISKFVSGEGKQYLIDAFEKLSSGPGAAQRLKDVLGLDETAIENLLSWMAGYPPSQSNEGQSWFVSLVNGTVSLDVAAGDFVNKLIEIVGDVSKAEYLLKKVRDGIIILSYIGNEYKPIIYDEKENKFYVYDHGVYNLIDLLNTQLTDPIESADNKLAIRDAFQIIVDAVNLVGNEQEKVGAKLVLDSLGLIYTEVIPTPTPTETPAPTPTATPTETPAPTPTATPTETPAPTPTATPTETPAPTPTATPTETPTPTPTATPTETPTPTPTATPTETPAPTPTATPTETPTPTPTATPTETPTPTPTATPTETPTPTPTATPTETPTPTPTATPTLPIGSPIIPGPIVGPVVTPEPTASVTPTPTVAPTETPVSTPVPKPTVTPKPTPEVLTIPEILDRMDETSKSGDIDTFVTLSQQLANKLASEKDANNAVDIFEKVSQTIVNAIDKFSNTNQVKSIIDNAVNIANAFDKVVQNSSLSAVQKTVIYGKTKNELYSIFVKAFAISAVVPKMIESEDSITYSVDSSFVADALSKTSYMSTVAGKIKNAAFKNLINMISGAVPVGIMGDKEANIVIEKDAIEKINGDSKITGVLLTSKNFVIFVPKSAISSDKVVITVSPTTISDAVSQAVAVSISAGDEMLTKVNPSLSIVLILNKKIDKETNYAAYSADTLGTGIVPGNYAKALNSFIVNINRLGSYIYIGNYSKTYKDVDSKAWYFEYVQLVSAKGITEGYLDGTFKPQKNVTRAEFAKMIVQAFQFDVEDQEVTKFKDVKKTDWFYPYVATLYNLGIVNGRSATQFAPNAPITREEMTKIIAMVLLKTGKISNSTEAKYTFTDNDQIAEWAKGYVSTVVENGIMEGRANNAFAPKSNATRAETAAVIMRAFLK from the coding sequence ATGAAAAAAATCAAGAGAATAGTTAGTCTTGGAATGATATGTGCGTTTCTACTGGTAAACATAATTGCATACGGGCAAAGTTCTTCCTATGACAACTGCAAGAGCTATACTGAAGAGATTTTGAGTAGGTTTATTTCAGCAGTTAAAGATTCAAATGCAGCCGAAGAGATTGCTGCACTTATTAGCAAGTTTGTAAGTGGTGAAGGTAAGCAATACTTGATAGACGCTTTTGAAAAGCTATCGAGTGGACCAGGGGCTGCACAAAGGCTTAAGGATGTTTTGGGATTGGATGAAACAGCGATAGAAAATCTTCTTTCCTGGATGGCAGGTTATCCACCTTCACAGAGTAACGAGGGGCAGAGCTGGTTTGTGAGCCTGGTAAATGGTACTGTTTCCCTGGATGTTGCTGCAGGTGATTTTGTAAATAAGCTTATAGAAATTGTGGGTGATGTGAGCAAAGCAGAGTATCTTTTGAAGAAAGTAAGAGATGGAATTATAATATTAAGTTACATTGGTAATGAGTATAAGCCAATTATATATGATGAGAAAGAAAATAAATTTTATGTCTACGATCATGGAGTTTATAATTTAATAGATCTTCTGAATACTCAGTTAACTGATCCCATTGAGTCAGCTGACAATAAGTTGGCAATAAGAGATGCATTTCAAATTATTGTAGATGCCGTCAATTTAGTTGGAAATGAACAGGAAAAAGTTGGTGCAAAACTTGTTTTAGATTCGCTCGGATTAATTTACACTGAAGTTATACCAACACCAACCCCAACAGAGACACCAGCACCAACCCCAACAGCAACACCAACAGAGACACCAGCACCAACCCCAACAGCAACACCAACAGAGACACCAGCACCAACCCCAACAGCAACACCAACAGAGACACCAGCACCAACCCCAACAGCAACACCAACAGAGACACCAACACCAACCCCAACAGCAACACCAACAGAGACACCAACACCAACCCCAACAGCAACACCAACAGAGACACCAGCACCAACCCCAACAGCAACACCAACAGAGACACCAACACCAACCCCAACAGCAACACCAACAGAGACACCAACACCAACCCCAACAGCAACACCAACAGAGACACCAACACCAACCCCAACAGCAACACCAACAGAGACACCAACACCAACCCCAACAGCAACACCAACATTGCCTATTGGAAGTCCAATTATTCCGGGTCCGATAGTCGGTCCTGTTGTCACACCTGAACCAACAGCATCTGTGACACCAACACCAACAGTAGCTCCCACAGAAACACCTGTATCAACACCTGTTCCAAAGCCAACAGTAACTCCCAAACCGACTCCTGAGGTTTTGACTATACCAGAGATTTTAGATAGAATGGATGAGACAAGTAAATCAGGTGATATTGATACATTTGTAACTTTATCACAGCAATTAGCGAATAAGTTGGCCAGTGAAAAGGATGCAAACAATGCAGTAGATATCTTTGAAAAAGTAAGCCAAACAATTGTAAATGCAATTGACAAGTTCAGCAATACGAATCAAGTAAAGAGCATAATTGATAATGCAGTTAATATTGCAAATGCTTTTGATAAAGTTGTACAAAATAGCTCATTATCAGCAGTTCAGAAAACGGTAATTTATGGGAAAACAAAAAATGAGCTCTACAGCATATTCGTAAAGGCATTTGCAATAAGTGCTGTTGTTCCAAAGATGATTGAAAGTGAAGATAGCATTACCTACTCAGTAGACAGCAGTTTTGTTGCAGATGCACTTTCAAAAACTTCATATATGAGCACTGTAGCTGGCAAAATAAAAAATGCGGCATTTAAGAATTTGATAAATATGATTAGTGGTGCTGTGCCAGTTGGTATAATGGGTGACAAAGAAGCAAACATTGTCATAGAAAAAGACGCCATTGAAAAGATAAATGGTGACAGCAAGATTACCGGTGTATTGTTGACTTCTAAAAACTTTGTGATTTTTGTTCCAAAATCAGCTATTAGTAGTGATAAAGTTGTTATTACTGTATCGCCGACAACAATTTCGGATGCTGTTTCACAGGCTGTTGCAGTAAGTATAAGTGCTGGTGATGAGATGCTTACAAAAGTGAATCCATCATTATCTATTGTTTTAATCTTGAATAAGAAGATTGATAAAGAGACAAATTATGCTGCTTACAGTGCAGACACATTAGGAACAGGTATTGTTCCTGGTAACTACGCAAAAGCTTTGAACAGTTTTATAGTAAATATAAATAGACTTGGCTCATACATTTATATTGGTAATTATTCCAAGACATATAAGGATGTTGATTCAAAGGCATGGTATTTTGAATATGTTCAATTAGTTTCTGCAAAAGGTATTACAGAGGGCTATTTGGATGGAACATTTAAACCGCAGAAGAATGTGACAAGAGCAGAGTTTGCAAAGATGATTGTTCAGGCTTTCCAGTTTGACGTGGAAGATCAGGAGGTTACCAAATTTAAAGATGTTAAGAAAACAGACTGGTTCTATCCATACGTTGCTACATTGTATAATTTGGGAATTGTAAATGGTAGAAGTGCAACGCAGTTTGCTCCAAATGCACCAATTACAAGAGAAGAAATGACAAAAATAATTGCAATGGTACTGTTGAAGACTGGTAAAATCTCGAATTCTACAGAGGCAAAATATACATTTACTGACAATGATCAGATTGCAGAGTGGGCAAAAGGATATGTATCCACTGTGGTCGAAAATGGAATAATGGAAGGCAGAGCAAATAATGCTTTTGCGCCCAAGAGCAATGCAACCAGAGCAGAGACTGCAGCGGTTATTATGAGGGCATTTCTCAAATAA
- a CDS encoding IS110 family RNA-guided transposase → MPNTLIVGIDISSQSNSIFFIDDAGNHLIKKPFSLPNDQEGANELIKRVIDCLSQYNLSYVKFGMEATSHYGWHLHLYLASSSELLPYKPTFYVLNPSIVKGFKKIYTFLPKTDNIDAVVIAECVRFSKLNPTPLPDFKYAALQRLTRMRYHLVHNLTREKNRALNLIYLKFSTYSQDCPFSDIFGKASCAIIENFTPDDIASMPLEDLIKFVSDNGNNRLSDVNKIAEILKTAANRSYRLHPLLAEANDLALSMTLENIRFMQEQLKKLDKEISKLLKAFSQTLTTIPGIGDVLAAGIIAEIGDIKRFKNEAALAKYSGLVWTQYQSGNFNAQETSLAKCGNQYLRYYLVEAANCVRVHTVRYKAFYNKKFSEVTKHQHKRALVLTARRLIPLIFAMLSKGQIYQERGDVYNT, encoded by the coding sequence TTGCCAAATACTTTAATCGTGGGCATTGATATCAGTAGTCAGTCAAATTCTATCTTCTTCATCGATGATGCCGGAAATCACTTGATTAAAAAACCCTTTTCCTTGCCTAACGATCAAGAAGGTGCTAATGAATTAATCAAAAGAGTCATTGACTGCCTCAGCCAGTATAATCTGTCCTACGTTAAATTCGGCATGGAAGCAACTTCACATTACGGTTGGCATCTGCATTTGTATCTTGCTTCCTCTTCTGAATTACTACCTTACAAACCAACCTTTTACGTGCTCAACCCAAGCATCGTCAAAGGATTTAAAAAGATCTACACTTTCTTGCCTAAAACAGATAACATCGACGCTGTCGTTATTGCTGAATGCGTCAGGTTCAGTAAGCTAAATCCAACACCTTTGCCTGACTTCAAATATGCTGCACTACAACGCCTTACCAGAATGCGCTATCACCTTGTTCATAATCTAACTCGCGAAAAAAACAGAGCTCTCAATCTCATATACCTTAAATTCTCCACTTATTCTCAAGACTGCCCATTTTCTGATATCTTCGGTAAGGCATCTTGCGCTATCATCGAAAACTTCACCCCAGATGATATTGCTTCCATGCCTTTAGAAGATTTAATTAAATTTGTATCTGACAACGGCAACAACAGATTATCAGATGTCAATAAAATCGCTGAAATACTTAAAACCGCTGCTAATCGTTCATACAGATTACATCCTCTGTTGGCTGAGGCAAATGACTTAGCTTTGTCTATGACTCTTGAAAACATTAGATTTATGCAAGAACAACTTAAAAAACTCGACAAAGAAATCTCAAAACTTCTTAAAGCTTTCTCCCAAACCTTGACCACCATCCCTGGCATAGGAGATGTTCTTGCAGCCGGCATCATCGCTGAAATCGGTGATATCAAGCGCTTCAAAAATGAAGCTGCTTTAGCTAAATACTCCGGCCTTGTTTGGACTCAATACCAATCAGGCAATTTCAATGCCCAGGAAACCTCATTGGCTAAGTGTGGTAACCAATACCTGAGATACTATCTTGTTGAGGCTGCTAACTGTGTTAGGGTGCACACAGTCCGTTATAAAGCCTTCTACAACAAGAAGTTCTCAGAGGTTACCAAACATCAGCATAAACGTGCCCTCGTCCTCACCGCAAGACGATTAATTCCTCTGATCTTTGCAATGCTCAGCAAAGGTCAAATATATCAAGAAAGAGGTGATGTTTACAATACTTAG
- a CDS encoding WG repeat-containing protein — protein sequence MSNKKKKAKKRKKTVEKVSKGINMVYLKKFFIAVAIAVPMLIITVLGYNTYKARIANGYFKISKEEFENVASAGSNLIMFQQNDKWGIMDKRGHIIVKPQFERILPECERLLPVKREGKWGFININGKEVVDCKYQNVTSFTKGIAAVCYGGKWGIIDNTGRYLVKPQYQDIIIHTNKTIAAKKNNKWGIISLENKVLVPFDYDDVQVLEDEETFLVKNKKGYKVVKPRSTKNEKMFENFYFSDFRINVKNCLPIMIDGKWGILDIQTFQQRVPASYEDAWSHKEGWIELKKGNRTYIYFKTGRFLTQSFDRNAVMLSSDNLICVKDVDGFIYFININKEKIVNRVKGDEITQFNAGYAAVKVGQKWGVVNQKGEFVIKPVYDAIWLGEKNYMIVQKNKKWGLLNLNGDILLPIRYDLIGEVKSGLVAFQLNGNWGVADLNTKELVSAKYNEIIIHSNNIIFARRDVKWFILLRKGYKVLSYSLNTSTISKINDSVYGIITPNNKYRLLFLLK from the coding sequence GTGTCAAATAAGAAAAAAAAGGCAAAGAAGAGAAAAAAAACTGTAGAAAAGGTTTCAAAAGGCATTAATATGGTTTATTTAAAAAAATTTTTTATAGCAGTTGCAATTGCTGTACCAATGTTAATAATTACAGTGCTTGGATATAATACATACAAAGCAAGAATTGCAAATGGGTATTTCAAAATATCAAAAGAAGAGTTTGAAAATGTAGCAAGTGCAGGGAGCAATCTTATTATGTTTCAACAAAATGATAAATGGGGTATTATGGATAAGCGAGGGCATATTATTGTTAAACCCCAATTTGAAAGGATATTACCTGAATGTGAAAGGTTATTGCCTGTTAAAAGAGAAGGAAAATGGGGATTTATTAACATAAATGGTAAAGAGGTTGTTGATTGTAAGTATCAGAATGTAACGTCTTTTACAAAAGGAATTGCAGCGGTATGCTATGGCGGTAAATGGGGGATAATAGACAATACAGGAAGGTATCTGGTAAAACCACAGTATCAAGACATAATAATACATACAAACAAAACAATAGCAGCAAAAAAGAATAATAAATGGGGCATCATATCACTGGAAAATAAAGTTCTTGTGCCATTTGATTATGATGATGTTCAAGTCCTTGAAGATGAGGAAACTTTCCTTGTGAAAAACAAAAAAGGTTATAAGGTGGTCAAACCCAGATCAACTAAAAATGAGAAAATGTTTGAGAATTTTTATTTTAGTGATTTTAGAATCAATGTAAAGAATTGTCTGCCAATTATGATAGATGGGAAATGGGGTATTTTGGATATACAAACTTTTCAGCAAAGAGTTCCAGCTTCCTATGAAGATGCATGGTCACATAAAGAAGGGTGGATCGAATTAAAAAAAGGAAATAGAACATATATATACTTTAAAACAGGAAGGTTTTTAACACAAAGTTTTGACAGGAATGCGGTTATGCTCTCATCTGATAACCTGATATGTGTCAAAGATGTAGATGGGTTTATTTATTTCATTAATATAAACAAAGAGAAAATTGTCAACAGAGTTAAAGGTGATGAAATCACACAATTTAACGCAGGTTATGCTGCAGTTAAAGTCGGTCAAAAATGGGGGGTTGTAAATCAAAAAGGGGAATTTGTTATAAAACCTGTATATGATGCAATATGGTTGGGTGAAAAAAATTATATGATAGTCCAAAAGAATAAGAAATGGGGATTGTTAAACTTAAATGGTGATATATTATTACCAATTAGATATGATCTAATTGGTGAAGTAAAAAGTGGACTGGTGGCATTTCAGTTGAATGGGAATTGGGGAGTTGCTGATTTAAATACAAAAGAACTTGTTTCTGCAAAATACAATGAAATTATTATACACAGCAATAATATTATTTTTGCACGAAGAGATGTTAAATGGTTTATCCTTTTGAGAAAAGGCTATAAAGTTTTATCTTATAGCTTGAATACATCAACAATTTCAAAAATAAATGATAGTGTTTATGGTATCATTACACCAAACAATAAGTATAGGTTGTTATTCCTGCTAAAGTAG
- a CDS encoding glycosyltransferase family 39 protein — protein sequence MKDKKIIAATILVMVAYFLVQISTIGARNIPETYWKPLDVATISIDLGKKPYVKEFLVYFGYGEGKIDCQFYRDNSLVLQQSLQPTFFQAKNVILNAEVDKVILITNGVFEIREIAIKDEKGRVINLEDSNISLISGTKYEGELRNLVDEQSKMSQVTNYKFSSYFDEIYHARTAYEFAKGLPPYDLVHPPLGKWLISVGICIFGGNPFGWRIINLLGGTLLIGFLILLVSKHFKFSTIESFTLLVLIATDFMHFTLSRIANLDTFSLLFDILTAIFAMNYINLICEQKNENSNTTLNYYLTFTFAGMAFACKWNAIFPLIPLLVGVVFAFILTCYKTKAKLSKIAKRLVLSAVGFIVPYYLTYLPIIIKYPYYGLPKGLVGDFVMLQNHIWKYHSTLNATHPFSSEWYQWLLSTKPLWAYFDVSLPSNLKSTIAMLGNPVMWGVGLLSIALLTIMTVTSKEKEWKSWAVILCYIFSIVPWMFIGRIRFIYHYYLAIPWLYIAIIMVLKKIKAAEKVKNKILIGLNILTIIMFVLYYPVISGVTVSTKYIDMLKIMKSWIF from the coding sequence ATGAAAGATAAAAAGATAATTGCTGCTACAATTTTAGTAATGGTAGCATACTTTTTAGTACAAATATCGACTATAGGTGCACGAAATATACCAGAGACATACTGGAAACCACTGGATGTAGCTACAATAAGTATTGACCTGGGCAAGAAACCATATGTGAAAGAATTTTTAGTATATTTTGGATATGGCGAAGGTAAAATAGACTGTCAGTTTTATAGAGACAATAGTTTGGTACTTCAACAGTCACTTCAGCCTACTTTTTTCCAGGCCAAAAATGTAATTTTAAATGCAGAAGTAGATAAAGTTATACTTATCACAAATGGAGTTTTTGAAATTAGAGAAATAGCCATTAAAGACGAAAAAGGCAGAGTTATCAACTTAGAAGATTCAAACATAAGCTTGATAAGCGGTACAAAGTATGAGGGTGAGCTGAGAAATTTAGTGGATGAGCAATCCAAAATGTCGCAAGTGACAAACTACAAATTTAGTTCCTATTTTGATGAAATTTATCATGCAAGGACTGCTTATGAATTTGCTAAAGGGTTACCTCCATATGATTTAGTTCATCCCCCGCTGGGGAAATGGTTAATCTCAGTTGGCATATGTATTTTTGGGGGTAATCCATTTGGCTGGAGAATTATTAATCTTTTGGGAGGAACACTGCTGATAGGGTTTTTAATTTTGCTTGTGAGTAAACATTTTAAGTTTTCAACGATTGAAAGTTTTACTCTTTTAGTCTTGATTGCGACAGATTTTATGCACTTTACTTTATCGAGAATAGCAAATTTGGATACATTTAGCCTGCTTTTTGACATTTTGACTGCGATATTTGCAATGAACTATATAAATTTAATATGCGAACAGAAAAACGAAAATTCAAACACTACCCTAAATTACTATTTAACTTTCACATTTGCAGGGATGGCATTTGCCTGCAAATGGAATGCAATATTTCCACTTATACCCTTACTCGTAGGAGTTGTTTTTGCATTCATATTAACATGCTATAAAACGAAAGCAAAACTAAGCAAAATTGCTAAAAGACTTGTACTATCAGCCGTAGGATTCATTGTCCCATATTATTTGACATATCTACCAATTATAATCAAATATCCCTACTATGGACTACCAAAAGGACTCGTAGGTGACTTTGTAATGCTTCAAAATCATATATGGAAGTACCATTCAACTTTAAATGCAACTCATCCATTTTCATCTGAATGGTATCAGTGGTTATTGTCAACAAAACCACTATGGGCATATTTTGATGTTTCGTTACCTTCGAATTTAAAATCCACCATTGCAATGCTGGGCAATCCAGTAATGTGGGGAGTAGGACTTTTGAGTATTGCTCTACTTACTATTATGACAGTAACTTCAAAAGAGAAAGAGTGGAAGAGTTGGGCTGTAATATTATGTTACATATTTTCAATAGTGCCATGGATGTTTATTGGAAGAATAAGATTTATATACCACTACTACTTGGCAATTCCATGGTTGTACATTGCAATAATTATGGTTTTGAAAAAGATAAAAGCTGCCGAAAAGGTAAAAAATAAAATTCTCATAGGCTTAAATATTTTAACAATAATTATGTTTGTCCTATACTATCCTGTAATATCAGGAGTGACAGTATCCACAAAATATATTGATATGCTTAAAATAATGAAAAGCTGGATTTTTTAG